The following are encoded together in the Bradyrhizobium sp. CCGUVB1N3 genome:
- a CDS encoding AMP-binding protein, translating into MRFIDYLDKGASLGADAPCLTMDGHDLSYREVQQLSYRIARGLARSGIAAGDKVAILSGNDPVAFACVFGISRAGAVWCPINPRNEAAENKFILDGFDCSLLLFHSSFAPMVEAVRSELPKLHALVCLDAELPFAPSFDSWLAGLADDHYQREPIDDLVMLPGTGGTTGKPKGVMLSGRNIEAMTALTLMGYPFRGRPVYLALAPLTHAAGVLCFPIMTLGGRIVIMPHPDIGEFLTLIARFSVTHTFLPPTVIYMLLDHPKLGSSDLASLQCFWYGAAPISAARLEQALQRIGPMAQLFGQTEAPMMISMLPPDGHYNPDSSIARQRLASAGRISPLVTAGIMDGDGNLLPTGQRGEIVVRGSLVMDGYYKNPEATAEVSAHGWHHTGDIGHIDGDGYLYIVDRAKDMIITGGFNVYSIEVENALRAHEAVQDCAVIGLPDPKWGERIVAVVQPRAGHSIDPAALAAFVKQQIGSVKTPKQIEIWDDLPRSKVGKVLKPDIRARLT; encoded by the coding sequence ATGCGCTTCATCGATTACCTCGACAAAGGCGCCTCGCTCGGCGCCGATGCGCCCTGCCTGACCATGGACGGACACGATCTCAGCTATCGCGAGGTCCAGCAGTTGAGCTACCGGATCGCGCGCGGGCTCGCGCGCTCCGGGATTGCAGCAGGCGACAAGGTCGCGATCCTTTCCGGCAACGATCCGGTCGCCTTTGCCTGCGTGTTCGGCATCTCACGTGCCGGCGCGGTCTGGTGCCCGATCAATCCTCGGAATGAAGCGGCCGAGAACAAATTCATCCTCGATGGATTCGACTGCAGCCTGTTGCTGTTTCATTCCAGCTTCGCTCCGATGGTCGAGGCGGTGCGGTCCGAGTTGCCGAAGCTGCACGCGCTCGTTTGCCTCGATGCCGAGCTGCCGTTCGCGCCCTCGTTCGACAGCTGGCTCGCCGGCCTCGCCGACGACCATTATCAACGTGAGCCGATCGACGATCTCGTGATGCTTCCGGGCACCGGTGGCACCACCGGCAAGCCGAAGGGTGTGATGCTGTCCGGGCGCAACATCGAGGCGATGACCGCGTTGACGCTGATGGGCTATCCGTTCAGGGGCCGGCCCGTCTATCTTGCCCTGGCGCCGCTGACGCATGCCGCCGGCGTGCTCTGCTTTCCGATCATGACGCTCGGCGGGCGCATCGTGATCATGCCTCATCCCGACATCGGCGAGTTCCTGACGCTGATCGCGCGCTTTTCCGTCACCCATACGTTCCTGCCGCCGACCGTGATCTACATGCTGCTGGATCATCCGAAGCTCGGTTCGAGCGATCTCGCCTCGCTGCAGTGCTTCTGGTACGGCGCCGCGCCGATATCCGCCGCGCGGCTCGAGCAAGCCTTGCAGCGGATCGGGCCGATGGCCCAGCTATTCGGTCAGACCGAGGCGCCGATGATGATCTCGATGTTGCCGCCCGACGGGCATTACAATCCGGACAGCAGCATCGCACGGCAGCGCCTCGCTTCTGCCGGGCGGATCAGCCCGCTGGTGACCGCCGGCATCATGGACGGCGATGGCAATTTGCTGCCGACGGGCCAGCGCGGTGAAATCGTGGTCCGCGGCTCGCTCGTCATGGACGGCTATTACAAAAATCCGGAAGCGACAGCCGAGGTCTCGGCGCATGGTTGGCACCACACCGGCGACATCGGCCATATCGACGGCGACGGCTATCTCTACATCGTCGATCGCGCCAAGGACATGATCATCACCGGCGGCTTCAACGTCTACTCGATCGAGGTCGAGAACGCGTTGCGCGCCCACGAGGCGGTGCAGGATTGCGCGGTCATCGGGCTGCCCGATCCGAAGTGGGGTGAACGGATCGTGGCCGTGGTGCAGCCGCGTGCCGGCCACAGCATTGACCCGGCAGCGCTGGCCGCCTTCGTCAAGCAGCAGATCGGTAGCGTCAAGACGCCGAAGCAGATCGAAATCTGGGACGATCTTCCGCGTTCCAAGGTCGGCAAGGTCCTCAAACCGGACATCCGCGCGCGATTGACCTGA
- a CDS encoding SDR family NAD(P)-dependent oxidoreductase: MSGKNLEGRKALITGGARGIGAAIAQALARSGAAVMISDILDDAGKASAAEIAKTGAKTGFVKLDVTDDAQWEKAVAATVATLGGYDILINNAGIEITSLVSEIKAEDARRMCDVNIVGTVLGMKHAFRAMRPGGPAGKGGAIVNIASVAATIAFPSIAVYSATKSAVDRMTRVAAMEAGKLGFGVRVNCIYPGLIPTDMGLQLANDIVKVGLAPDVNAAVGSVVEQTPLGRLAEVTDIGNAAVFLCSDEARFITGVGLPVDGGMGM, encoded by the coding sequence ATGAGTGGGAAGAATCTCGAGGGCCGAAAAGCCCTGATCACCGGCGGAGCGCGCGGGATCGGGGCCGCCATTGCGCAGGCGTTGGCGCGATCCGGTGCAGCCGTCATGATCAGTGACATCCTGGATGACGCCGGCAAGGCCAGCGCGGCCGAGATCGCCAAGACCGGCGCGAAGACCGGCTTCGTGAAGCTCGACGTCACCGACGATGCGCAGTGGGAAAAGGCGGTCGCCGCGACGGTCGCGACACTCGGCGGCTACGACATCCTGATCAACAACGCCGGGATCGAAATCACCTCGCTGGTGAGCGAGATCAAGGCTGAAGACGCGCGCCGGATGTGTGACGTCAATATTGTCGGCACGGTGCTCGGCATGAAGCATGCCTTCCGCGCGATGCGGCCGGGCGGGCCCGCCGGCAAGGGCGGCGCGATCGTCAACATCGCATCGGTTGCGGCGACGATCGCCTTTCCGAGCATCGCGGTCTATTCCGCCACCAAGTCGGCGGTCGATCGCATGACGCGCGTGGCGGCGATGGAAGCCGGCAAGCTCGGCTTCGGCGTGCGCGTCAATTGCATCTATCCGGGCCTGATTCCAACCGACATGGGCCTGCAGCTCGCCAACGACATCGTCAAGGTTGGCCTTGCGCCCGACGTCAACGCGGCCGTCGGCTCCGTGGTCGAGCAAACGCCGCTCGGGCGTCTGGCCGAGGTCACCGACATCGGCAATGCCGCGGTGTTCCTGTGCTCGGACGAAGCGCGCTTCATCACCGGCGTCGGCCTGCCGGTCGATGGCGGCATGGGCATGTAA
- the ptsN gene encoding PTS IIA-like nitrogen regulatory protein PtsN has protein sequence MPITDLVAPEAILPALKVNSKKQALQELAAKAAELTGQNERSVFEVLLQREKLGTTAVGYGVAIPHGKLPKLEKIFGLFARLDRPIDFEAMDGQPVDLVFLLLAPEGAGADHLKALARIARLLRDQDIAKKLRASRDAQAIYSVLALPPATAA, from the coding sequence ATGCCGATTACCGATCTGGTCGCACCCGAGGCGATTCTCCCGGCATTGAAAGTCAACAGCAAGAAACAGGCTTTGCAGGAACTCGCTGCCAAGGCCGCCGAGCTGACCGGGCAGAACGAGCGCTCGGTCTTCGAGGTTCTGTTGCAGCGGGAGAAGCTCGGCACCACCGCGGTCGGCTATGGCGTCGCGATTCCCCACGGCAAGCTGCCCAAGCTGGAAAAGATATTTGGCCTGTTCGCGCGGCTCGATCGCCCGATCGATTTCGAGGCGATGGACGGTCAGCCGGTCGACCTCGTCTTCCTGCTGCTCGCACCGGAAGGCGCGGGTGCCGATCATCTGAAGGCGCTGGCGCGCATCGCGCGTCTCTTGCGCGACCAGGACATCGCCAAGAAGCTGCGCGCCTCGCGCGATGCACAGGCGATCTATTCGGTGCTGGCGCTGCCGCCCGCGACCGCGGCGTAA
- the hpf gene encoding ribosome hibernation-promoting factor, HPF/YfiA family, producing the protein MTLRISGKSISVGDALRGRVAERTDEVLRKYFDGNYSGHITLSKDGFGFRTDCALHLDSGITLEADSNASDAYASADQALLMIEKRLKRYKSRLKDRSARKTAAASAALAALDATAYVLEAPGEGEDEVTGYSPVIIAEATTSLKLLSVSEAVMELDLSGAPCLVFQHGSSGRVNIIYRRADGNVGWIDPPGSKSGG; encoded by the coding sequence ATGACTCTCCGGATTTCGGGCAAAAGCATCAGCGTCGGCGATGCCCTCCGCGGCCGCGTCGCCGAGCGCACGGATGAGGTCTTGCGCAAATATTTTGACGGCAATTATTCCGGCCACATTACGCTGAGCAAGGACGGGTTCGGCTTCCGCACCGATTGCGCGCTGCACCTCGATTCGGGGATCACGCTGGAAGCCGATTCGAACGCGTCGGATGCCTATGCCAGTGCCGACCAGGCGCTGCTGATGATCGAGAAGCGGCTCAAGCGCTACAAGAGCAGGCTGAAGGACCGGTCGGCCCGCAAGACCGCCGCGGCCTCCGCGGCGCTGGCCGCGCTGGACGCCACGGCTTACGTCCTGGAGGCCCCCGGCGAGGGCGAGGACGAGGTCACCGGCTACAGCCCCGTGATCATTGCAGAGGCAACCACCTCGCTAAAGCTCCTCTCGGTCAGTGAAGCGGTTATGGAACTCGACCTCAGCGGCGCCCCATGCCTGGTCTTTCAACACGGCTCTAGCGGCCGGGTGAACATCATTTACCGCCGGGCCGACGGGAATGTGGGCTGGATCGATCCCCCGGGGTCCAAATCCGGGGGCTAG
- a CDS encoding DUF1150 domain-containing protein, protein MSEGHVVFEYEAKNVSPETLANLGEGHIAYVKQIRSEDVPGLFPEAPKIAPGLKLFALHAADGTPIMLTDSREAAIANAWSNELQAVSVH, encoded by the coding sequence ATGAGTGAAGGTCACGTTGTATTCGAATACGAAGCCAAGAATGTCTCGCCCGAGACGCTGGCGAACCTCGGCGAAGGTCACATCGCCTATGTGAAGCAGATCCGCTCCGAGGACGTGCCCGGCCTGTTTCCCGAGGCGCCCAAGATTGCGCCGGGCCTGAAACTCTTCGCGCTGCACGCCGCCGACGGCACCCCGATCATGCTGACCGACAGCCGCGAAGCCGCGATCGCGAATGCCTGGAGCAACGAGTTGCAGGCGGTGAGCGTGCACTGA
- a CDS encoding Hsp20 family protein: protein MSRVPTLSSPFLLGFDEIERVLDRVVKGADGYPPYNIERCDRSDGQPERLRITLAVAGFTRDQLDVTIEENQLVIRGRQQDDKTRQYIHRGIAARHFQRTFVLAEGMLVLGADLKNGLLSVDLARPEPERIVKTIAINEHE from the coding sequence ATGTCTCGTGTTCCCACGTTATCCAGTCCGTTCCTTCTGGGCTTCGACGAGATCGAGCGCGTGCTCGATCGGGTCGTCAAAGGCGCCGACGGCTATCCTCCCTACAATATCGAGAGGTGCGACCGGTCGGACGGCCAGCCCGAGCGGTTGCGAATCACGCTGGCGGTCGCCGGCTTCACCCGCGACCAACTCGATGTAACCATTGAGGAAAACCAGCTCGTGATCCGCGGGCGGCAGCAGGACGACAAGACCCGGCAATACATCCATCGCGGCATCGCCGCGCGCCACTTCCAGCGCACCTTCGTGCTGGCGGAAGGGATGCTGGTGCTGGGTGCGGATCTGAAGAACGGGCTGTTGTCGGTCGATCTTGCCCGGCCTGAACCGGAGAGGATCGTTAAGACAATCGCTATCAATGAGCACGAATAA
- a CDS encoding LptA/OstA family protein has translation MISMTKHLPRNGFLKSVAFSAGALALGVTLIAAVHAQSTMQGVPNAMQGFSQNRDQPIQIEAASLEMRDKKKEATFAGNVKVVQGDTTMTSKTLVVFYESGGSNSGQPAPQPAKAAKAAAPMQSATPGPNGSSSIKRLEARGNVVVTQKDQVVTGESAIFDTKTNLITMLGGVVLTQCKNVLRGDRLMVDMTTGVSRVESDSGRVQALLPQGGGGDCGSSKPGAGPPLALPGAGKQK, from the coding sequence ATGATCTCCATGACGAAGCACCTTCCGCGCAACGGCTTCTTGAAAAGCGTTGCATTCAGTGCCGGCGCTCTCGCGCTTGGCGTGACGCTGATCGCAGCAGTGCATGCGCAAAGCACGATGCAGGGCGTGCCCAACGCCATGCAGGGGTTTTCGCAGAACCGCGATCAGCCGATCCAGATCGAGGCCGCCTCGCTCGAGATGCGCGACAAGAAGAAGGAGGCGACCTTCGCCGGCAACGTGAAGGTCGTGCAGGGCGACACCACCATGACGTCGAAGACGCTGGTCGTGTTCTATGAATCGGGCGGCTCGAATTCGGGACAGCCGGCTCCGCAGCCGGCGAAAGCCGCCAAGGCGGCGGCACCGATGCAATCGGCGACGCCGGGGCCGAACGGCAGCTCCTCGATCAAGCGGCTGGAAGCGCGCGGCAATGTCGTGGTGACCCAGAAGGATCAGGTGGTGACCGGCGAGTCCGCCATCTTCGACACCAAGACCAATCTGATCACGATGCTCGGCGGCGTGGTCCTGACCCAGTGCAAGAACGTGCTGCGCGGCGACCGTCTGATGGTCGACATGACCACCGGCGTGTCCCGCGTCGAATCCGACAGCGGCAGGGTGCAGGCCCTGCTGCCGCAGGGTGGCGGCGGCGATTGCGGTTCCTCCAAGCCCGGCGCCGGCCCGCCGCTGGCGCTGCCCGGCGCAGGCAAACAGAAGTAA
- the lptB gene encoding LPS export ABC transporter ATP-binding protein gives MVDLFSMFRRRPAKRGRPGFARLRDDITALGDSVGSLLTSPVRDAPPIAREQPVPAQDAPRPRPQPAARPAKTTDKPSTKSNGAGGPQLLRRPGFLAVHSVEKSFGSRQVVRGVSIYVRRGEAVGLLGPNGAGKTTVFYMITGLIKADRGAIELDGHDVTKLPMYQRARLGIGYLPQEASIFRGLTVEQNIRAVLEVVEPSRKKREQQLDSLLDEFNITRLRKSPSIALSGGERRRVEIARALATRPNYMLLDEPFAGIDPIAVGDIQDLVRHLTNRGIGVLITDHNVRETLGLTDRAYIVYAGEILTEGSPDEIVNDPDVRRLYLGEEFRL, from the coding sequence ATGGTCGATTTATTCAGCATGTTCCGTCGGCGCCCCGCCAAACGCGGCCGGCCAGGATTTGCGCGCCTCCGTGACGACATCACCGCGCTCGGTGACAGCGTCGGCAGCCTCCTGACCAGCCCGGTGCGGGACGCACCCCCGATCGCGCGCGAGCAGCCGGTTCCGGCGCAGGATGCGCCGCGGCCGCGCCCCCAGCCCGCCGCCAGACCGGCCAAAACCACTGACAAGCCCTCCACCAAGTCCAACGGCGCGGGTGGCCCTCAACTCCTGCGACGGCCGGGCTTCCTGGCTGTGCATAGCGTGGAAAAGAGCTTTGGCAGCCGCCAGGTGGTGCGCGGCGTCAGCATCTATGTGCGCCGCGGCGAGGCCGTCGGCCTGCTCGGTCCGAACGGCGCCGGCAAGACCACCGTGTTCTACATGATCACCGGGCTGATCAAGGCCGATCGCGGCGCGATCGAGCTCGACGGCCATGACGTGACGAAGCTGCCGATGTATCAGCGCGCGCGGCTCGGCATCGGCTATCTGCCGCAGGAGGCTTCGATCTTCCGCGGCCTCACCGTCGAGCAGAACATCCGTGCCGTGCTCGAAGTGGTGGAACCGTCGCGCAAGAAGCGCGAGCAGCAGCTCGACTCGCTGCTCGACGAGTTCAACATCACGCGGTTGCGAAAATCACCGTCGATCGCGCTGTCCGGCGGCGAGCGCCGCCGCGTCGAGATCGCACGTGCGCTGGCGACGCGCCCGAACTACATGCTGCTCGACGAGCCCTTCGCCGGCATCGATCCGATTGCGGTCGGCGACATCCAGGACCTCGTCCGTCACCTCACCAATCGTGGCATCGGCGTCTTGATCACCGACCACAATGTGCGCGAGACGCTCGGCCTCACCGATCGTGCCTATATCGTCTATGCCGGTGAAATCTTGACCGAGGGCAGTCCGGATGAGATCGTCAATGACCCGGACGTCCGCCGTCTTTACCTTGGCGAGGAGTTCCGCCTCTAG
- the rpoN gene encoding RNA polymerase factor sigma-54, whose amino-acid sequence MALTQRLEFRQSQSLVMTPQLMQAIKLLQLSNLDLTTFVEEELERNPLLERANDEQGAGDAPTETAQFSDSDDSGGSHGDEPGGGSGEAFEPGQEEWMSKDLGTRAEIEQTLDTGLDNVFSEEPAEAAARNAQDAAPSVYTEWGGGASGDEDYNLEAFVAAETTLSDHLAEQLSVAFTAPAQRMIGQYLIDLVDEAGYLPPDLGQAAERLGASQQDVADVLAVLQKFDPPGVCARSLSECLAIQLRELDRYDPAMQALVENLDLLAKRDIVALRKVCGVDDEDIADMIGEIRRLDPKPGMKFGSARLQTMVPDVYVRPGPDGGWHVELNSDTLPRVLVNQTYYTELSKKIGKDGDKSYFTDALQNATWLVRALDQRARTILKVATEIVRQQDGFFTHGVAHLRPLNLKAVADAIQMHESTVSRVTANKYMATNRGTFELKYFFTASIASADGGEAHSAEAVRHHIKQLIDSEEPSAILSDDTIVERLRASGIDIARRTVAKYREAMRIPSSVQRRRDKQSALGNVLSTALSDRSRNTEPA is encoded by the coding sequence ATGGCGCTGACGCAGAGATTAGAGTTCCGGCAGTCGCAGTCGCTGGTGATGACGCCGCAGTTGATGCAGGCGATCAAGCTGCTGCAGCTGTCCAATCTCGATCTCACGACCTTCGTGGAGGAGGAACTCGAGCGCAATCCGCTGCTCGAGCGGGCCAATGACGAGCAGGGCGCGGGCGATGCCCCGACGGAAACGGCCCAGTTCAGCGATAGCGACGACTCCGGCGGCAGCCATGGCGACGAGCCGGGCGGCGGTTCAGGCGAAGCCTTCGAGCCGGGCCAGGAAGAGTGGATGAGCAAGGATCTCGGCACCCGCGCCGAGATCGAGCAGACCCTGGATACCGGGCTGGACAACGTCTTTTCGGAAGAGCCGGCGGAAGCCGCGGCGCGCAATGCGCAGGATGCCGCGCCGAGCGTCTACACCGAATGGGGCGGCGGTGCCTCCGGTGACGAGGACTACAATCTCGAAGCTTTTGTCGCGGCAGAGACGACACTGTCCGACCATCTCGCCGAGCAGCTCTCGGTCGCGTTCACCGCGCCGGCGCAGCGCATGATCGGACAATATCTGATCGACCTCGTCGATGAGGCCGGTTACCTGCCGCCGGATCTCGGCCAGGCCGCCGAGCGGCTTGGTGCATCGCAGCAGGATGTCGCTGACGTTCTTGCGGTGCTGCAAAAATTCGATCCGCCCGGCGTCTGCGCCCGTTCCTTGAGCGAATGCCTGGCGATTCAGCTTCGTGAGCTCGATCGCTACGATCCGGCGATGCAGGCGCTGGTCGAGAATCTCGATCTCCTGGCCAAGCGCGACATCGTGGCCTTGCGCAAGGTCTGCGGCGTCGACGACGAGGATATCGCCGACATGATCGGCGAGATCCGCCGCCTCGATCCCAAGCCCGGCATGAAGTTCGGCTCCGCGCGCCTCCAGACTATGGTGCCGGACGTCTATGTCCGTCCGGGTCCCGACGGCGGCTGGCATGTCGAGCTCAACAGCGACACCTTGCCGCGCGTGCTCGTGAACCAGACCTATTACACCGAGCTGTCGAAGAAGATCGGCAAGGACGGCGACAAGTCCTATTTCACCGATGCCTTGCAGAACGCGACTTGGCTCGTGCGCGCGCTCGATCAGCGCGCCCGCACCATCCTGAAGGTCGCAACCGAGATCGTGCGCCAGCAGGACGGCTTCTTCACCCATGGTGTCGCACACTTGAGGCCGCTCAACCTGAAGGCGGTCGCCGACGCCATCCAGATGCATGAATCCACGGTGTCGCGCGTCACCGCCAACAAATACATGGCGACGAATCGCGGCACCTTTGAATTGAAATATTTCTTCACCGCGTCGATCGCGTCGGCCGATGGCGGCGAGGCGCATTCCGCCGAAGCCGTCCGCCACCACATCAAGCAGCTGATCGATTCGGAGGAGCCGTCCGCGATCCTGTCGGACGACACGATCGTGGAACGGTTGCGTGCGTCCGGCATTGATATCGCCCGGCGCACGGTTGCGAAGTACCGCGAAGCCATGCGCATTCCCTCTTCGGTACAACGCCGTCGCGACAAGCAGAGCGCCCTTGGGAACGTCCTCTCCACCGCACTGTCCGATCGCTCCCGCAACACCGAGCCGGCCTGA
- a CDS encoding TetR/AcrR family transcriptional regulator, whose translation MARRATGTAQRVAAAAEVLRDEKFNARRIELAEAALETLGELGFARTSLREIAQNSAFTHGVFHYYFSDKLDLICCCVRHYKAKCVTRYDEVIASARSRDELTEGFLAKLAATLETEARMHRLWYDMRSQAMFEPAFRKDVLEIDKSLEAMIWRVASRYAELSGRQPMSSPAALYALFDGLFQNALLRHLANDASAAPELLAEVRRLLPTI comes from the coding sequence ATGGCGCGGCGAGCGACAGGAACGGCCCAGCGGGTGGCCGCGGCGGCAGAGGTTCTGCGGGACGAGAAGTTCAATGCGCGGCGGATCGAGCTTGCGGAAGCGGCGCTGGAAACCCTCGGCGAGCTTGGCTTCGCGCGCACCAGCCTGCGCGAGATCGCGCAGAACTCGGCCTTCACACACGGCGTGTTTCACTATTACTTCAGCGACAAGCTCGACCTGATCTGCTGTTGCGTCCGGCACTACAAGGCAAAGTGCGTCACGCGATATGACGAGGTGATCGCCTCGGCACGGAGCCGCGACGAGTTGACCGAGGGGTTTCTGGCCAAGCTCGCGGCCACGCTCGAGACCGAAGCCCGGATGCACCGGCTCTGGTACGACATGCGCTCGCAGGCGATGTTCGAGCCGGCGTTTCGCAAGGACGTGCTTGAGATCGACAAGAGCCTGGAAGCGATGATCTGGCGCGTCGCCTCGCGCTATGCCGAGCTGAGCGGCAGGCAGCCGATGTCGTCCCCGGCTGCGCTCTATGCGCTATTCGACGGCCTGTTTCAGAACGCGTTGCTCAGGCATCTCGCCAACGACGCGAGCGCCGCTCCCGAACTGCTGGCCGAGGTGCGACGCCTGCTGCCGACGATATGA
- the lptC gene encoding LPS export ABC transporter periplasmic protein LptC → MNLVQTPAYDGLEARFAAAARHSRLVHILRIAVPATVVVAMGVIIFVSAFNKFRTTKEVAFDPGNLVVSGTKITMETPHLSGYTPDQRPYELWANTATQDIRDPDHVDLHKLRAKLLMQDQSTIFLDALTGTFDNKQQQLDLRKDIFMRTSTGYEARLSQAFVDMANNTVTSDEHVDVKLTNGTLSSDRLKVMEGGEVIRFEGNVVMHLDKLGNDEPAAAPPAPVEPAPPPKTRSLQNKSATPR, encoded by the coding sequence GTGAATTTGGTCCAGACCCCAGCCTATGACGGCCTGGAGGCGCGTTTCGCGGCTGCGGCGCGTCACAGCCGGCTGGTCCACATCCTGCGCATCGCCGTGCCGGCGACGGTCGTCGTGGCGATGGGCGTGATCATCTTCGTCTCGGCCTTCAACAAGTTCCGGACCACGAAGGAAGTGGCTTTCGATCCCGGAAATCTGGTGGTCTCAGGCACCAAGATCACCATGGAAACGCCGCACCTGTCGGGCTACACGCCCGACCAGCGGCCCTATGAGCTCTGGGCCAACACGGCGACCCAGGACATCAGGGACCCCGACCATGTCGATTTGCACAAGCTCAGGGCCAAGCTCCTGATGCAGGATCAATCGACCATATTCCTCGACGCCCTCACCGGAACCTTCGACAACAAGCAGCAGCAGCTCGATCTGCGCAAGGATATCTTCATGCGGACGTCGACGGGCTATGAGGCCCGTCTCAGCCAGGCCTTCGTCGACATGGCCAACAACACGGTCACCTCGGATGAACATGTCGACGTCAAGCTGACCAACGGCACCCTGTCCTCCGATCGCCTGAAGGTCATGGAGGGCGGCGAGGTGATCCGCTTCGAAGGCAACGTCGTGATGCACCTCGACAAGCTGGGCAATGACGAGCCGGCGGCCGCGCCGCCAGCGCCTGTCGAGCCCGCGCCGCCGCCGAAAACGCGCTCGCTGCAAAACAAGTCTGCGACCCCGAGATGA
- a CDS encoding DUF5938 domain-containing protein, with the protein MSEKKPVIVYGASGYTGRLVCEYLREYNIPFIAAGRSAEKLNAAMKSNVAGIETADYEVVAVPHTVAALTELFKGASVVLNTVGPFAKFGTEVVQACLASRCHYTDTTGEQDWLITLDQEFGTKFANAGLLLAPGIAQMYTTGEIAAQLCLETPGLDTLDIAVFWGGSPTIASTQTILVTAAMAKAYYLEQNKYVEHQPDAGLYNLAIPGQHELALALPWGGTSHPVWFKRDPRVANVKVLGGVFNRALMLGVPQIVAAALKATKDMNPDDRYAALAQTAAGVMNTMPPRENPRVNKSMDSVHASGPLGRAHCIIYGNSNYKQTGMLQAYAAFALLQQAPKRTGFASGCQAFGHRELLGQLRSFGLVSKPILTVQD; encoded by the coding sequence ATGAGCGAGAAGAAGCCCGTCATCGTCTATGGCGCGTCCGGCTACACCGGCCGGCTGGTCTGCGAATACTTGCGCGAGTACAACATCCCCTTCATCGCCGCCGGGCGCAGCGCTGAGAAGCTCAACGCCGCGATGAAGTCGAACGTGGCCGGCATCGAAACCGCCGACTACGAGGTGGTGGCGGTGCCGCACACCGTCGCCGCGTTGACTGAATTGTTCAAGGGCGCCTCGGTGGTGCTCAACACCGTGGGCCCCTTCGCCAAGTTCGGCACGGAGGTGGTGCAGGCCTGCCTCGCTTCCAGGTGCCATTACACCGACACCACCGGCGAGCAGGACTGGCTGATCACGCTCGATCAGGAGTTTGGCACGAAGTTCGCCAATGCCGGCCTGCTGCTCGCGCCGGGCATCGCGCAGATGTACACCACCGGCGAGATCGCCGCGCAGCTGTGCCTGGAGACGCCTGGCCTCGACACGCTGGATATCGCCGTGTTCTGGGGCGGGAGTCCGACCATCGCCTCGACGCAGACCATCCTGGTCACCGCCGCGATGGCCAAGGCCTACTATTTGGAGCAGAACAAGTACGTCGAGCATCAGCCCGATGCCGGCCTCTACAACCTCGCCATCCCCGGCCAGCACGAGCTGGCGCTGGCGCTGCCTTGGGGCGGCACCTCACACCCGGTATGGTTCAAGCGCGATCCGCGCGTGGCCAACGTGAAGGTGCTGGGCGGCGTGTTCAACCGCGCGCTGATGCTGGGCGTGCCGCAGATCGTCGCCGCCGCGCTGAAGGCGACCAAGGACATGAACCCCGACGACCGCTACGCAGCGTTGGCGCAGACCGCTGCCGGCGTGATGAACACCATGCCACCGCGCGAGAACCCGCGCGTCAACAAGTCGATGGATTCGGTGCATGCCTCCGGCCCGTTGGGGCGCGCGCACTGCATCATCTACGGCAACAGCAACTACAAGCAGACCGGCATGCTGCAGGCCTATGCGGCGTTTGCACTGCTGCAGCAAGCGCCGAAGCGTACCGGATTCGCCTCGGGCTGCCAGGCATTCGGCCATCGCGAGCTGCTCGGCCAATTGCGTAGCTTCGGGCTCGTCAGCAAGCCGATCCTGACCGTGCAAGATTGA